In Lonchura striata isolate bLonStr1 chromosome 32, bLonStr1.mat, whole genome shotgun sequence, a single window of DNA contains:
- the GOLGA7 gene encoding golgin subfamily A member 7, with product MRPQQAPVSGKVFIQRDYSGGTRCQFQSKFPAELENRIDRQQFEETVRTLNNLYAEAEKLGGQSYLEGCLACLTAYTIFLCMETHYEKVLKKIAKFIQEQNEKIYAPQGLLLTDPIERGLRVIEITIYEDRGLTSGR from the exons ATGAGGCCGCAGCAGGCGCCTGTGTCGGGCAAGGTGTTCATCCAGCGCGACTACAGCGGTGGGACGCGCTGCCAGTTCCAGAGCAAGTTCCCGGCCGAGCTGGAGAACCGG ATTGACAGGCAGCAGTTTGAGGAGACAGTCCGGACACTGAACAACCTCTATGCAGAAGCTGAAAAACTTGGGGGCCAATCTTACCTGGAAGGCTGTCTCGCCTGCCTGACTGCCTACACCATCTTCCTGTGCATGGAGACACACTATGAAAAG GTTCTAAAGAAAATTGCTAAGTTCATTCAGGAACAGAATGAGAAGATCTATGCTCCTCAGGGCCTTCTGCTGACAGACCCCATTGAAAGAGGATTAAGAGTT ATTGAAATTACCATTTATGAAGACAGAGGTTTGACCAGTGGAAGATAA
- the GINS4 gene encoding DNA replication complex GINS protein SLD5 has translation MRRGRTGGAMAGAMAAAAGGDSDGDSEELVLTPAQLIHSLEQAWLNEKFAPELLESKPEIIECVVEQLDHMEANLKRVKRGDLKVSVHHMEIERIRYVLSSYLRCRLVKIEKFFPHILEKEKSRAEGEPSILSPEEFAFAKEYMANTEAYLKNVALKHMPPNLQKVSLLKSVPKPNLDSFVFLRVLERQENILVEPETDEQREYAINLEEGSQHLIRYRTVAPLVASGAVQLI, from the exons ATGCGCCGTGGGCGGACCGGCGGAGCGATGGCGGGAGCGATGGCGGCAGCGGCCGGCGGCGACTCGGACGGCGACAGTGAGGAGCTGGTGCTGACCCCGGCACAGCTGAtccacagcctggagcag GCCTGGCTGAATGAGAAGTTTGCTCCAGAACTGCTGGAGAGTAAACCTGAAATCATCGAGTGCGTGGTGGAGCAGCTGGACCATATG GAAGCAAACCTGAAACGGGTGAAGAGAGGAGACCTGAAGGTCAGTGTTCATCACATGGAGATCGAGAGGATACGTTACGTGCTCAGCAGCTACCTGCGGTGTCGACTGGTGAAG ATAGAGAAGTTTTTTCCCCACatcctggagaaggagaagtctCGAGCTGAAGGGGAGCCTTCCATTTTATCACCAGAGGAGTTTGCTTTTGCTAAAGA GTATATGGCAAACACAGAGGCTTACCTGAAAAATGTGGCCCTAAAGCACATGCCACCTAACCTGCAGAAAGTGTCTCTCCTAAAGTCAG TTCCAAAGCCCAACCTGGACTCCTTTGTGTTTCTGAGGGTGCTGGAGCGGCAGGAGAACATACTAGTGGAGCCAGAGACTGATGAGCAGAG GGAATATGCCATCAACCTGGAGGAGGGCTCGCAGCACCTGATCCGCTACAGGACCGTGGCCCCTCTGGTGGCCTCAGGAGCCGTGCAGCTCATCTAG
- the LOC110473382 gene encoding protein phosphatase 1 regulatory subunit 3C-B: MPVDLAVRLCLSHSPPIRKLLNSYEELRGNRGRKPLRSCLNQKLSAEHEPERRDKGSKGQKKKQVVFADMKGLSLTAVRFFSKFEEDLCDLQHALSDLACFQPKKSPLWEACRYVLDFPQPSTDYVAFRNSLHSNFVCLESCLIQGRALSGTVKVRNIEYEKKVMVRITFDGWKSFRDISCQYMHSTYGSADTDIFSFELTLPKPSISHRGAEFCISFQCGQKTHWDNNHGKNYKICHLGMIHPVSCAVKSTSRAWEHLGTSGAAALVLSHLQTWRHSDQAPYW; this comes from the coding sequence ATGCCCGTGGACCTGGCCGTGCGGCTCTGCCTGAGCCATTCGCCCCCCATCCGCAAGCTGCTGAACTCCTACGAGGAGTTAAGGGGCAACCGAGGCCGCAAACCCCTCCGATCCTGTCTCAACCAAAAGCTGAGCGCAGAACATGAGCCTGAGCGGCGAGACAAGGGCTCCAAGGGCCAGAAGAAGAAGCAGGTCGTGTTTGCTGATATGAAGGGGCTCTCACTGACAGCTGTTCGCTTCTTCTCAAAGTTTGAGGAGGACCTCTGTGATTTGCAGCATGCCCTGTCAGACCTTGCCTGTTTCCAACCTAAAAAAAGCCCCCTGTGGGAAGCATGCAGGTACGTACTGGACTTCCCACAGCCGTCAACAGACTATGTGGCTTTCCGCAACAGCCTGCACAGCAACTTTGTCTGCCTGGAGAGTTGTCTGATCCAGGGCCGTGCTCTGTCAGGGACAGTGAAGGTTAGAAACATTGAGTACGAGAAGAAAGTGATGGTCCGCATCACCTTTGATGGGTGGAAGAGCTTCCGGGACATCTCTTGCCAGTACATGCACAGCACATACGGCTCAGCTGACACGGACATCTTCTCTTTTGAGCTTACCCTGCCCAAGCCATCCATTTCCCATAGGGGCGCAGAGTTCTGCATCTCCTTCCAGTGTGGACAAAAGACCCACTGGGACAACAACCATGGGAAGAACTACAAGATCTGCCACTTGGGCATGATCCACCCTGTTTCCTGTGCTGTGAAGAGTACCAGCAGGGCCTGGGAGCATCTTGGCAcctctggggctgctgctctAGTCCTTTCTCACCTGCAGACCTGGCGTCATTCAGACCAGGCTCCTTATTGGTAG
- the GPAT4 gene encoding glycerol-3-phosphate acyltransferase 4, with translation MFLLLPFDSLVVNLLGISITVLFTLLLVFIIVPAIFGVSFGIRKVYMKTLLKIFQWATLRIERGAKEKNHPLYKPYVNGIIAKDPTSLEEEIKEIRRSGSGKALDAPEFELSDIFYFCRKGIETIMDDEVTKRFSAEELESWNLLSRTNYNFQYISLRLTVLWGLGVLIRYCFLLPLRIALAFTGISLLVTGTTVVGYLPNGRCKDFLSKHVHLMCYRICVRALTAIITYHDRENRPRNGGICVANHTSPIDVIILASDGYYAMVGQIHGGLMGVIQRAMVKACPHVWFERSEVKDRHLVARRLTEHVQDKSKLPILIFPEGTCINNTSVMMFKKGSFEIGATVYPVAIKYDPQFGDAFWNSSKYGMVTYLLRMMTSWAIVCSVWYLPPMTRQPEEDAVQFANRVKSAIARQGGLVDLLWDGGLKREKVKDAFKEEQQKLYSKMIVGSHEDRSRS, from the exons AtgttcctcctgctcccctttGACAGCCTAGTAGTTAATCTCTTGGGGATTTCCATAACTGTCCTCTTCACTCTGCTTCTGGTTTTCATCATCGTGCCAGCAATTTTTGGAGTCTCATTTGGCATCCGCAAGGTTTACATGAAAACTTTACTAAAGATTTTTCAG TGGGCAACACTGAGAATAGAGCGTGGTGCCAAGGAGAAGAACCATCCGTTGTACAAGCCCTATGTCAATG GTATCATTGCAAAGGATCCAACATCACTGGAGGAGGAGATCAAGGAGATCCGCCGGAGTGGCAGTGGCAAGGCCCTGGACGCCCCTGAGTTTGAGCTCTCAGATATCTTCTACTTCTGCCGCAAAGGCATCGAGACCATCATGGATGATGAAGTGACCAAGAGATTCTCAGCTGAAGAGCTGGAGTCCTGGAACCTGCTCAGCAGGACCAACTACAACTTCCAGTATATCAGCCTGCGCCTCACTGTGCTCTGGGGACTTGGTGTGCTCATCCGCTActgcttcctgctgcctctcag GATAGCCCTGGCATTTACTGGCATCAGTTTGTTGGTGACTGGTACCACAGTGGTGGGATATTTGCCAAATGGAAG gtgTAAGGACTTCCTGAGCAAGCATGTCCACCTGATGTGTTACCGGATCTGTGTGCGTGCCCTCACAGCCATCATCACCTACCACGACCG AGAGAACAGACCCCGAAATGGAGGCATCTGTGTGGCAAATCACACCTCCCCCATTGATGTGATCATCCTGGCCAGTGATGGCTACTATGCCATG GTGGGTCAGATCCATGGAGGGCTCATGGGTGTGATACAAAGAGCCATGGTGAAAGCTTGTCCCCATGTCTGGTTCGAACGTTCTGAGGTCAAAGATCGTCACCTCGTTGCCAGAAG GCTCACAGAACATGTCCAGGACAAAAGCAAACTGCCCATTCTTATTTTTCCAGAAG GAACATGCATCAACAACACATCTGTGATGATGTTCAAAAAGGGGAGCTTTGAAATTGGAGCTACAGTTTACCCTGTAGCCATCAAG TATGACCCACAGTTTGGAGATGCCTTTTGGAACAGCAGCAAATACGGCATGGTGACCTACCTCCTCAGGATGATGACCAGCTGGGCTATCGTCTGCAGTGTCTGGTACTTGCCCCCAATGACCAGGCAG CCTGAAGAGGACGCAGTGCAGTTTGCCAATCGAGTGAAGTCAGCCATTGCCAGGCAGGGAGGCCTTGTGGATCTGCTCTG GGATGGAGGACTGAAAAGGGAGAAGGTGAAAGATGCGTTCAAGGAGGAGCAACAGAAACTCTACAGCAAAATGATTGTAGGCAGCCATGAAGACCGGAGCCGCTCCTGA
- the NKX6-3 gene encoding homeobox protein Nkx-6.3: MDANLPGTFLLNGPSLGPFPEAKAPVCQYSVQSSFYKLGPPGLGAQLAAGTPHGISDILGRPAATPNSSLLPGYPHAGGFNGLSSPGVYYGPQVGALPKAGGEYLPRGRSCWAEAAPEWRGGRQCGGPPSHLADSIHKKKHTRPTFTGHQIFALEKTFEQTKYLAGPERARLAYSLGMTESQVKVWFQNRRTKWRKKSALEPSSSSQRAGGSGGERAASETEDDEYNKPLDPDSDDEKIRLLLRKHRAAFSMLGLGTHSG; encoded by the exons ATGGATGCCAACCTGCCAGGCACCTTTCTGCTCAACGGCCCCTCGCTGGGCCCCTTCCCCGAGGCCAAGGCACCGGTTTGCCAGTATTCAGTGCAGAGCTCCTTCTACAAGCTGGGACCCCCCGGACTGGgtgcccagctggctgctggcacCCCCCACGGCATCTCGGACATCCTTGGCCGGCCCGCGGCGACGCCGAACAGCAGTCTCCTCCCTGGCTACCCGCACGCGGGCGGATTTAACGGACTGAGCTCCCCGGGCGTCTATTACGGGCCCCAGGTGGGCGCCCTCCCCAAGGCTGGTGGCGAGTACCTGCCGCGGGGACGGAGCTGCTGGGCGGAGGCGGCCCCGGAGTGGCGGGGCGGCCGGCAGTGCGGCGGCC CCCCTTCTCACTTGGCTGACAGCATCCACAAGAAGAAGCACACACGCCCAACCTTCACAGGACACCAGATCTTTGCTCTGGAGAAGACGTTTGAACAGACCAAGTACCTGGCGGGTCCGGAAAGGGCACGGCTGGCCTATTCTCTTGGCATGACTGAGTCCCAAGTGAAG GTCTGGTTCCAGAACCGACGGACCAAATGGAGGAAGAAGAGTGCCCtggagccctcctcatcctcgcaGCGGGCGGGGGGCTCTGGCGGAGAGCGGGCGGCCTCTGAGACCGAGGACGACGAGTACAACAAGCCCCTGGACCCAGACTCGGATGATGAGAAGATCCggctgctgctgaggaagcaCCGTGCAGCCTTCTCAATGCTGGGCTTGGGCACGCACAGCggctga
- the ANK1 gene encoding ankyrin-1 isoform X12, giving the protein MWAFLAQLLIALVLLAFFLVSCQNVMHIVRGSVRFLLKHAHRELDKELGESPGLSDDEEALSSRVVRRRVLLKGNEALHLPGEQVTEQQFTDDQGNIITKKIIRKVVRQLGPGDMGDRQEQEELILEGSLQEPQDLEAEDDHFMKYSILHRDGLGTKEEVRVRVPKPEVSGGRMGAQIVKRASLKRGKQ; this is encoded by the exons ATGTGGGCTTTCCTGGCCCAGCTGCTGATCGCGCTGGTGCTTCTGGCCTTCTTCCTGGTCAGCTGCCAGAACGTCATGCACATCGTCAGGGGCTCTGTCCGCTTCCTGCTCAAACACGCCCATCGTGAGCTGGACAAGGAGCTCGGGGAGAGCCCGGGGCTGTCGGATGACGAGGAGGCTCTCTCCTCCAGAGTCGTCCGCCGGCGCGTCCTCCTGAAG GGGAATGAAGCCCTTCATCTCCCTGGAGAGCAGGTGACTGAGCAGCAGTTCACAGATGATCAAGGCAATATCATCACCAAGAAG ATCATCCGGAAGGTGGTGCGTCAGCTGGGCCCTGGTGACATGGGtgacaggcaggagcaggaggagctgattCTGGAGGGCTCACTACAGGAGCCCCAAGACCTGGAGGCAGAGGATGACCACTTCATGAAATACTCCATCTTGCACCGGGATGGTCTGGGCACCAAG GAGGAGGTGCGAGTGCGTGTCCCAAAACCAGAGGTCTCTGGGGGCAGGATGGGGGCTCAGATAGTGAAACGAGCCAGCCTGAAAAGGGGGAAGCAGTGA